The following proteins are encoded in a genomic region of Brachypodium distachyon strain Bd21 chromosome 1, Brachypodium_distachyon_v3.0, whole genome shotgun sequence:
- the LOC104581930 gene encoding NAC domain-containing protein 53, protein MAAPGCTFEPSEQELTDVCLYGKITGAGRDVGAIHVADVYSADPETLAKSFAPAPGTGRGDKEPEWYFFSPVRYASKKKNSGRRARIIGCDSNKKWHSEIGAVPVEGSAVGGHKVNLTYMVRSNASGEKKKHERAGWILAEFGIAPEHGGGQLELCKLHRSPHFQETAAGSKKRKAAAADELYSADRCKNLCLRQEMPQDRPRELIAGILTLPSIRLLLLPDLPQTHHMLVKEDEYVKSRAELIEKELSIFTNSEEKVTAVADVT, encoded by the exons ATGGCCGCTCCAGGCTGCACCTTCGAGCCGTCGGAGCAGGAGCTCACGGACGTCTGCCTCTACGGCAAGatcaccggcgccggccgcgacGTCGGCGCCATCCACGTCGCCGACGTGTACTCCGCCGACCCCGAGACTCTGGCGAAGTCCttcgcgcccgcgcccggcaCCGGCAGAGGCGACAAGGAGCCCGAGTGGTACTTCTTCAGCCCCGTGCGCTAcgccagcaagaagaagaactccGGGAGAAGGGCGCGCATCATCGGCTGCGACAGCAACAAGAAGTGGCACTCGGAGATCGGGGCGGTGCCCGTGGAAGGGAGCGCTGTCGGAGGCCACAAGGTGAATCTCACGTACATGGTCAGGAGCAATGCgtcgggggagaagaagaagcacgaAAGGGCTGGGTGGATCTTGGCCGAGTTCGGGATCGCGCccgagcatggcggcggccaaCTCGAGCTCTGCAAGCTCCACCGCTCGCCCCACTTccaggagacggcggctggttccaagaagaggaaggccGCGGCCGCTGACGAGCTCTACTCGGCAGATCGATGCAAGAACCTGTGTCTGCGACAAGAAATGCCTCAGGACCGGCCAAGG GAGCTCATCGCCGGCATCCTCACCCTCCCCTCtatccgcctcctcctcctccccgatcTCCCCCAG ACCCATCATATGTTGGTCAA GGAAGATGAATATGTGAAATCAAGGGCCGAGTTAATTGAGAAGGAGCTATCAATTTTTACAAATTCTGAAGAG AAGGTAACAGCTGTTGCAGATGTAACATGA
- the LOC100831992 gene encoding purple acid phosphatase 15 — protein MRTQDADSAAAAVPKRAASGERHAVDTILPIIYLLCSLRICKLISPPNSTPVTTTLPIMRRRPALLLPLLLAAMAAAEPAPSTLSGPSRPVTVSLLEERGHAVDLPDTDPRVQRRVNGWSPEQIAVAPSASPTSAWVSWVTGEYQIGDAVKPLNPATINSVVRYGLAADALTHTATGVAMVYSQLYPFEGLLNYTSGIIHHVRLHGLEPATKYYYQCGDPAAAGGMSAVNAFRTLPAVGPASYPARIAVVGDLGLTYNTTSTVDHMVSNDPDMVLLVGDVSYANMYLTNGTGADCYSCAFGKNTPIHETYQPRWDYWGRYMEPVTSRVPMAVVEGNHEIEQQAGNKTFAAYSARFAFPSEESGSGSPFYYSFDAGGIHFVMLAAYADYSKSGEQYRWLEKDLAKVNRSVTPWLIAGWHAPWYTTYKAHYREVECMRVAMEDLLYSHGLDIVFTGHVHAYERSNRVYNYTLDPCGPVHISVGDGGNREKMAVGHADEPGRCPDPKKTPGKFMGGFCAFNFTSGPAKGKFCWDRQPEYSAYRESSFGHGILQVKNDTHALWQWHRNQDVYNSVGDEIFIVREPHRCLCNSSRPAHHRRP, from the exons ATGAGGACGCAGGACGCTgacagcgccgccgccgccgttccaaAGCGAGCGGCGAGCGGCGAGCGGCACGCCGTCGACACCATCTTGCCCATTATATATCTCCTCTGCTCCCTCCGTATTTGTAAACTGATTTCCCCTCCAAATTCCACCCCAGTTACTACTACGCTTCCCAtcatgcggcggcggccggcgcttCTCCTGCCATTGCTCctcgcggccatggcggccgccgagccggcgccgtcgacgcTGTCCGGCCCGTCGCGGCCGGTGACGGTGTCGCTGCTTGAAGAGAGAGGCCACGCGGTGGACCTGCCGGACACGGACCCGCGCGTGCAGCGCCGCGTCAATGGCTGGTCCCCCGAGCAGATCGCCGTCGCGCCCTCCGCCTCCCCCACCTCCGCCTGGGTCTCCTGGGTCACAG GGGAGTACCAGATAGGCGACGCCGTGAAGCCACTAAACCCAGCGACCATCAACAGCGTGGTGCGCTAcgggctcgccgccgacgccttAACCCACACGGCCACGGGCGTCGCCATGGTCTACAGCCAGCTCTACCCGTTCGAAGGTCTCCTCAACTACACTTCCGGCATCATCCACCACGTCCGCCTCCACGGCCTTGAACCCGCCACCAAGTACTACTACCAGTGCGGCgacccggcggccgcgggcggcATGAGCGCCGTAAACGCGTTCCGGACGCTGCCTGCAGTCGGCCCGGCGAGCTACCCGGCGAGGATCGCCGTTGTCGGGGACCTCGGGCTGACCTACAACACCACCTCGACGGTGGACCACATGGTGAGCAATGACCCTGACATGGTGCTCCTCGTCGGGGACGTGAGCTACGCCAACATGTACCTGACCAATGGTACCGGCGCTGACTGCTACTCGTGCGCGTTTGGGAAGAACACTCCCATCCATGAGACCTACCAGCCGCGCTGGGACTACTGGGGAAG GTACATGGAGCCTGTGACGTCGAGGGTGCCGATGGCGGTGGTGGAAGGGAACCACGAGATCGAGCAGCAGGCCGGGAACAAGACCTTCGCGGCCTACAGCGCGCGGTTCGCCTTCCCGTCCGAGGAGAGCGGCTCCGGCTCGCCCTTCTACTACTCCTTCGACGCCGGCGGCATCCACTTCGTCATGCTCGCCGCATACGCCGACTACAGCAAATCAG GGGAGCAGTACAGATGGTTGGAGAAGGACCTGGCGAAGGTGAACCGGTCGGTGACGCCCTGGCTCATCGCCGGGTGGCACGCGCCATGGTACACCACCTACAAAGCTCACTACAGAGAAGTGGAGTGCATGAGAGTGGCCATGGAGGACCTGCTCTACTCCCACGGCCTCGACATCGTCTTCACCGGCCAT GTTCACGCTTACGAGCGGTCCAACCGGGTGTACAACTACACGCTGGACCCGTGCGGGCCGGTGCACATCTCGgtgggcgacggcggcaacaGGGAGAAGATGGCCGTGGGGCACGCCGACGAGCCGGGCCGCTGCCCGGACCCGAAGAAGACCCCGGGGAAGTTCATGGGCGGCTTCTGCGCCTTCAACTTCACCTCGGGACCGGCCAAGGGCAAGTTCTGCTGGGACCGGCAGCCGGAGTACAGCGCCTACAGGGAGAGCAGCTTCGGCCATGGCATCCTCCAGGTCAAGAACGACACGCACGCGCTCTGGCAGTGGCACCGGAACCAGGACGTGTATAATAGCGTTGGGGATGAGATCTTCATCGTCCGGGAGCCTCATCGGTGCCTGTGCAATTCTAGCAGGCCGGCACACCATCGGCGACCTTGA
- the LOC100823545 gene encoding actin-related protein 2/3 complex subunit 4 yields the protein MANTLRLYLTCIRNTLEAAMCLQNFPCQEVERHNKPEVELKTSPELLLNPVLICRNEAEKCLVETSINSIRISLKVKQADELENILAKKFLRFLSMRAEAFQVLRRKPVQGYDISFLITNYHCEDMHKHKLIDFIVQFMEDIDKEISELKLSVNTRGRLVATEFLKQFI from the exons ATG GCTAATACGCTGCGCTTGTATCTTACTTGCATCCGGAACACTCTCGAGGCTGCCATGTGCCTGCAG AATTTTCCTTGCCAAGAAGTGGAGAGGCACAACAAGCCAGAGGTGGAGCTCAA GACTAGCCCTGAACTTCTGCTGAATCCG GTACTCATATGCCGTAATGAAGCAGAAAAGTGTTTGGTAGAGACTTCAATTAATTCTATCCGCATAAGCTTGAAG GTTAAACAAGCAGATGAACTAGAAAATATTCTTGCAAAGAAGTTTCTTAGGTTTCTGTCAATGAGGGCAGAGGCATTTCAAGTGTTGAGGAGAAAACCAGTTCAG gGCTATGATATTAGCTTTCTCATAACGAACTACCATTGTGAGGACATGCACAAGCATAAGCTCATAGATTTCATTGTGCAGTTTATGGAG GACATCGACAAGGAGATCAGCGAGCTGAAGCTGTCTGTGAACACACGGGGACGGCTAGTGGCAACGGAGTTCTTGAAGCAgttcatatga
- the LOC100826200 gene encoding B-cell receptor-associated protein 31 yields the protein MIQLLFLVLFAEGAVALLLMVKVGPLRELAMRTVEQVKTGKGPATVKTLACTLSVIFMSSVASILKIQNRGLKLGTVSPMDQVLWRTHLLEASLIGYTLFLAFVIDRLHHYLQKLITLRKTANTSREEVEKLQMENRSFREKEEKSSSEIKKLQQDIAKLTEGMKKMKSESDDNERKALEAEAHVNALQKQSEELLLEYDRLLEDNQILQSQLHYKG from the exons ATGATTCAGCTTCTGTTCCTGGTTCTTTTCGCGGAGGGCgcggtggcgctgctgctcatGGTGAAGGTCGGGCCGCTGCGGGAGCTGGCGATGCGGACGGTGGAGCAGGTGAAGACGGGGAAAGGCCCGGCCACGGTGAAGACGCTGGCCTGCACGCTCTCCGTCATCTTCATGTCCAGCGTCGCCAGCATCCTCAAGATCCAGAACAGGGGCCTCAAGCTCGGCACTGTCAGCCCCATGGATCAGGTGCTCTGGAGGACGCACCTGCTCGAGGCCTCCCTTATTG GATACACCCTATTCCTCGCATTTGTCATTGACCGGCTGCACCACTACCTTCAGAAGCTCATTACCCTGAGGAAAACAGCCAACACCTCCAGGGAGGAGGTTGAGAAACTCCAAATGGAGAACCGATCCTTCCGTGAAAAGGAGGAGAAATCCTCCAGTGAGATCAAGAAGCTTCAGCAGGACATTGCCAAGCTGACCGAGGGCATGAAGAAGATGAAATCCGAGTCTGATGATAACGAGAGGAAGGCGTTGGAGGCGGAGGCCCACGTCAACGCCCTGCAGAAGCAGTCCGAGGAGCTGCTCCTGGAGTACGACCGGCTGTTGGAAGATAACCAGATTCTACAATCCCAGCTTCACTACAAAGGCTGA
- the LOC100831924 gene encoding RPM1-interacting protein 4 isoform X1, which yields MVKHDSSYYLFFLLLPCLVWSSSSPIGRLDPSSFPHLVERGRFLLALNPSRSAGGRGGEERRREEHGSAAASAATLTEMAEHKGVPKFGSWEDEGQGDHLYTQYFENARKGKSPGRSVNQNDRNEDTEALSNDPPSIKASPLRAGSDPGQRKQKDERRANREDDLRRHEATARKPYADSPNHRYGDPANYDGTARKASNERSPMHARHQTRLANKGGVSSPSGDRRGSAPTTPGRSKLRSSGRGDETPERGSAVPKFGEWDEKDPSTGEGFTDIFDKVREEKQSGLDNVGTSNPYYMDRANGGRRNGSSGCSCFNWFKN from the exons ATGGTCAAACATGACTCTTCCTActaccttttctttcttcttcttccttgcctagtctggtcctcctcctctccgatTGGCCGTCTCGatccctcttcttttcctcaTCTTGTTGAACGCGGGCGATTTCTTCTTGCTCTGAATCCATCCAGGTCGGCAGGGGgcagaggaggggaggagcggcggcgtgaAGAACAcggctctgctgctgcttctgctgctacTCTGACGGAAATGGCC GAGCATAAAGGAGTTCCTAAATTTGGAAGTTGGGAGGATGAAGGTCAGGGTGATCACCTTTACACACAGTATTTTGAGAATGCCCGCAAAGGTAAATCTCCAGGGAGGTCTGTTAACCAAAACGATCGTAATGAAGACACAGAAGCACTCTCGAATGATCCACCATCAATTAAGGCCTCTCCCTTGAGGGCTGGATCCGATCCAGGGCAGCGAAAACAAAAGGATGAAAGGCGTGCCAACCGAGAAGATGATCTCCGGCGGCACGAGGCCACTGCACGAAAACCGTATGCTGATTCACCCAATCATAGATATGGCGATCCTGCCAACTACGATGGTACTGCGAGAAAAGCAAGCAATGAACGTTCACCCATGCATGCTCGTCACCAGACAAGACTTGCAAACAAAGGAGGGGTTTCGTCTCCTTCTGGGGACCGCAGGGGTTCTGCTCCCACCACACCTGGAAGGTCCAAGCTGAGATCAAGCGGGCGTGGTGATGAAACG CCTGAAAGAGGATCAGCTGTGCCAAAGTTTGGAGAATGGGATGAGAAAGACCCTTCGACAGGTGAAGGTTTCACTGACATATTTGACAAGGtgagggaggagaagcagTCTGGTTTGGATAATGTCGGCACCAGCAACCCGTATTATATGGACCGTGCCAATGGAGGGCGCAGAAATGGATCTTCA GGCTGCTCATGCTTCAATTGGTTCAAGAACTGA
- the LOC100831924 gene encoding RPM1-interacting protein 4 isoform X2, producing the protein MAEHKGVPKFGSWEDEGQGDHLYTQYFENARKGKSPGRSVNQNDRNEDTEALSNDPPSIKASPLRAGSDPGQRKQKDERRANREDDLRRHEATARKPYADSPNHRYGDPANYDGTARKASNERSPMHARHQTRLANKGGVSSPSGDRRGSAPTTPGRSKLRSSGRGDETPERGSAVPKFGEWDEKDPSTGEGFTDIFDKVREEKQSGLDNVGTSNPYYMDRANGGRRNGSSGCSCFNWFKN; encoded by the exons ATGGCC GAGCATAAAGGAGTTCCTAAATTTGGAAGTTGGGAGGATGAAGGTCAGGGTGATCACCTTTACACACAGTATTTTGAGAATGCCCGCAAAGGTAAATCTCCAGGGAGGTCTGTTAACCAAAACGATCGTAATGAAGACACAGAAGCACTCTCGAATGATCCACCATCAATTAAGGCCTCTCCCTTGAGGGCTGGATCCGATCCAGGGCAGCGAAAACAAAAGGATGAAAGGCGTGCCAACCGAGAAGATGATCTCCGGCGGCACGAGGCCACTGCACGAAAACCGTATGCTGATTCACCCAATCATAGATATGGCGATCCTGCCAACTACGATGGTACTGCGAGAAAAGCAAGCAATGAACGTTCACCCATGCATGCTCGTCACCAGACAAGACTTGCAAACAAAGGAGGGGTTTCGTCTCCTTCTGGGGACCGCAGGGGTTCTGCTCCCACCACACCTGGAAGGTCCAAGCTGAGATCAAGCGGGCGTGGTGATGAAACG CCTGAAAGAGGATCAGCTGTGCCAAAGTTTGGAGAATGGGATGAGAAAGACCCTTCGACAGGTGAAGGTTTCACTGACATATTTGACAAGGtgagggaggagaagcagTCTGGTTTGGATAATGTCGGCACCAGCAACCCGTATTATATGGACCGTGCCAATGGAGGGCGCAGAAATGGATCTTCA GGCTGCTCATGCTTCAATTGGTTCAAGAACTGA